The following DNA comes from Flammeovirgaceae bacterium.
GATGCCCACTTCTTCCTGCCCCCCGGAGAGGAATGCATAATGGCGGTTAAAAAGGGGAAGGAACGAATCAATGAAAGCGGCCCTTTTTTGATGGATATAGCTTCCCGAATGGATGATCTTTTGGTCGTAGGCGTCCAACAGGTCATGGTCCAGCCCGCGGTCTGCCGCCAGCCTCAGCAGGCTGTTCCTTTGTTTTAGTTGGTTGGTGTAAGTGATAAGGTGCTCAAGGTAGGTTTTGTCCAGTTGGGAAATCAGGCTGTCAAAAAACTTCCTGCGCAAATCGCCCCCGCCCCATACCAGTTCAATGTCATTGGGGGCCACCAGCACGATCGGGTATTTGCCAATATGGCCTGATAGCTTTTTGGTGCCGTTCCCATCTTCATGAATGGTTTTTTTTGATCCGATGGCATAAGAACAGGATACCTCCGTATGTTGGCCATCCAGCTCAAACAGGCCTTTGATCACAAATTGGGTTTTGCCTTGCCTTACGTTTTGGGCGTCCACGCCATTGAAGGCACTTTTGGTAAAGCCCAGGTAGTAAATGGCATCCAGTATGTTGGTTTTGCCCACCCCATTCTTTCCCAGGAAGAAGTTTACCTTGCTGTTGAAAGCAAAGTGTGCCCCTTCATAATTTTTAAAGTCGAAAAGTGCGAGCTTTTTTAGGTGCACGGTGAATTATTTAAGGGGTTTGGCTATTGAGGCGTACTGCCGTATTTTCGCGGTGAAACGATCCAAAATTAGTTAATTAAATGGCCACCTCTACGAAGTCAAAAAGCAAATCAGCCAAAAAGGGCACTAAAGGCACCAGCAATAAATTTTCCAGGGAAACTTACCTGCAGTGGTACGAGAGCATCCTCCTGATGAGGAGGTTTGAAGAAAAAGCAGGGCAATTGTACGGCCAGCAAAAGATCCGGGGCTTTTGCCACCTGTATATTGGGCAAGAGGCCTGTGCTGCCGGGGCTTTCACGGCTTTGGAAGAGGGTGATAAATGGATCACCGCCTACCGCGACCACGCCCATCCCCTTGTGCTGGGCACCGACCCCAATGCCGTGATGGCCGAACTTTATGGAAAAGCCACCGGTATCTCCAAAGGAAAAGGAGGATCGATGCATATTTTCGACAAGGAACATAATTTCTTTGGTGGGCACGGGATAGTGGGAGGCCAGATACCCCTGGGCGCGGGCATAGCCTTTGCCGAAAAGTACAAGGGCACCAGGAACTTGTGCATCTGCTATATGGGCGATGGTGCCGTCAGGCAGGGCGCTTTTCATGAAGCCCTCAACCTGGCCATGGTGTGGAAGCTCCCCGTCATTTTTGTGATCGAAAACAATGGCTACGCCATGGGGACTTCGGTAAAAAGGACATCCAACGTGACCGAACTGTACAAACTGGCCTGCTCGTATGATATGCCGGCAGCGCCTGTCGATGGCATGAGCGTGGAAGCCGTGCACCTTGCCGTGGCAGGGGCAGCCGAAAGGGCGAGAAAGGGCGATGGGCCCACATTGCTGGAATTCAGGACCTACCGGTATAAAGGCCATTCCATGTCGGACCCTGCCCGGTACAGGTCGAAAAAAGAAGTGGAGGAGTACAAGGAAAAAGATCCCCTTGAGGTGGTGAAAAAAACCATCCTTGAGGGCAAAATCGCCACCCAGAAAGAAATTGATGCCATTGACGAAAAGGTGGATGCCCAGGTGGCTGAAAGTGTGAGGTTCTCCGAGGAGTCCGACTACCCCGACCCCAGCGAGGCCATGCACGATGTATACGCCCAACCCGATTATCCTTTTATCACGGATTAAACAAGCCGCAAAACAGGTTTGGGCTTAATGAAACGGCCAGGGCCCGGATAAAATGGCCTTTTGTTTAGTATTTGCTAATTCTTAGTTTTGCAGCCCCGTCCAGCCTTCATGGCAAGGCCGGGCCGATAGCTTAGATTGAATTATGGCAAAAAAAGAAAAAAACAAAGACCTGCTGGAGAACCCCGAAGCACTTGCCGATACGGTAAAAGGCGTGGAGCATTGGATTGAGGACAACCCCAAGATCGTGTTCAGCGTACTGGGCGTATTGCTCCTTTTGGTAGGGGGCTTTTTTGGGTATAGGTACTACGTGGGCTCACAGGAGAAAATGGCACAAAAGGAGATGTTCCAGGCCGTGCATTATTTTGAGGCCGATAGCCTGGACCTGGCCTTAAAAGGGGACGGGAACAATCTTGGTTTTGAACAAATAATAGACGACTATGGGCTTACCGATGCGGCCAACCTGGCCAACTTCTATGCCGGTGCCATCTCGCTGAAACAAGGAAAATTCCAGCTTGCCATTTTTTATTTTGAAGACTTTAGTTCGGACGACATCCTTATCCAACCCCGGGCCTACAGCCTGATGGGCGATGCTTACATGGAACTGAAGGATTATGCCTCCGCTGCCAAATATTACAATAAGGCATCCAACTATAAGCCCAACAAATTTTTTACCCCTGCCTACCTAATGAAGGAGGCCCTCGCCTACGAGAGGCTTAACGAAAACAAAAAGGCGGTGGCGGTATACGAAAAAATAATCAGTGAGTTTTGGGATTCAGGGGAGTACCAGAACGCGCGCAAGTTCAAAGCCAAGCTGGAGGCCAACTCTTAAAAAAATATTCAAACGTGGCAGGCCCGCTAAAAACAACCTCCGGTAAAACCAAATTAAAGCCCGGCAACCAGAAGTTTGCCATAGTGGTGGCCAAATGGAACGAAGAAATCACGGAAGCCCTGTTTGAAGGCGCCTATGGCGCGCTCATAAAACTAGGTGCCAGAAAGTCCAACATTGAGAGGATAAACGTCCCCGGCAGTTTTGAACTGCCCCTGGCGGCACAGCGAATGGCAAAGAAAAAAGACATTGCCGCGGTGGTCTGCCTGGGGTGTGTCATTCAGGGGGAAACGCCCCATTTCGACTACATCTGCAATGCCGTGGCCAATGGCATCATGCGGGCTGGCCTGGACTCGGGAAAACCTATTGCCTTTGGCGTGCTGACCACCCTGGACAAAAAACAAGCCCTGGAAAGGGCAGGCGGAAAGCATGGGAACAAAGGCGAGGAAGCCGCTGTGACGGTGGTGGAAATGCTGGGCGGTTAGCCTGTTCCATTTGCCCCATGCGCTAGCATTGCCTTATCCGAAAAGCCGCGTACAAATTCATTTGCTCCTTCGCGCAATAGGCAGTACTTTTCGAAA
Coding sequences within:
- the recF gene encoding DNA replication and repair protein RecF (All proteins in this family for which functions are known are DNA-binding proteins that assist the filamentation of RecA onto DNA for the initiation of recombination or recombinational repair.), which translates into the protein MHLKKLALFDFKNYEGAHFAFNSKVNFFLGKNGVGKTNILDAIYYLGFTKSAFNGVDAQNVRQGKTQFVIKGLFELDGQHTEVSCSYAIGSKKTIHEDGNGTKKLSGHIGKYPIVLVAPNDIELVWGGGDLRRKFFDSLISQLDKTYLEHLITYTNQLKQRNSLLRLAADRGLDHDLLDAYDQKIIHSGSYIHQKRAAFIDSFLPLFNRHYAFLSGGQEEVGIRYKSDCTGQDFGAILKKALKKDLVLQRTSVGIHRDDFLFTMGAFELKRFGSQGQQKSFLIGLKLAEFQSIENIKKIKPLLLLDDIFDKLDDGRIHKLVALVVDGTFGQLFITDARPGRSRGLLQDAMVGAELFYIEEGKQIEV
- the pdhA gene encoding pyruvate dehydrogenase (acetyl-transferring) E1 component subunit alpha encodes the protein MATSTKSKSKSAKKGTKGTSNKFSRETYLQWYESILLMRRFEEKAGQLYGQQKIRGFCHLYIGQEACAAGAFTALEEGDKWITAYRDHAHPLVLGTDPNAVMAELYGKATGISKGKGGSMHIFDKEHNFFGGHGIVGGQIPLGAGIAFAEKYKGTRNLCICYMGDGAVRQGAFHEALNLAMVWKLPVIFVIENNGYAMGTSVKRTSNVTELYKLACSYDMPAAPVDGMSVEAVHLAVAGAAERARKGDGPTLLEFRTYRYKGHSMSDPARYRSKKEVEEYKEKDPLEVVKKTILEGKIATQKEIDAIDEKVDAQVAESVRFSEESDYPDPSEAMHDVYAQPDYPFITD
- a CDS encoding tetratricopeptide repeat protein, with protein sequence MAKKEKNKDLLENPEALADTVKGVEHWIEDNPKIVFSVLGVLLLLVGGFFGYRYYVGSQEKMAQKEMFQAVHYFEADSLDLALKGDGNNLGFEQIIDDYGLTDAANLANFYAGAISLKQGKFQLAIFYFEDFSSDDILIQPRAYSLMGDAYMELKDYASAAKYYNKASNYKPNKFFTPAYLMKEALAYERLNENKKAVAVYEKIISEFWDSGEYQNARKFKAKLEANS
- a CDS encoding 6,7-dimethyl-8-ribityllumazine synthase — protein: MAGPLKTTSGKTKLKPGNQKFAIVVAKWNEEITEALFEGAYGALIKLGARKSNIERINVPGSFELPLAAQRMAKKKDIAAVVCLGCVIQGETPHFDYICNAVANGIMRAGLDSGKPIAFGVLTTLDKKQALERAGGKHGNKGEEAAVTVVEMLGG